In one Rhopalosiphum padi isolate XX-2018 chromosome 3, ASM2088224v1, whole genome shotgun sequence genomic region, the following are encoded:
- the LOC132926141 gene encoding tigger transposable element-derived protein 7-like — translation MSLSKPSQGKKRKHMSLSLNDKLCVIEKLVKGASVSSICAQYGIAKQTVSDIRKKKDDIRKFVLKLNVEKESSVVKRMRLPLDQSLDDAVYKWFCQLRSTGLAVRGVEIQAAADRLAKQLNINNFKASSGWLFRFGRRHNITNKKICGESLSADNEAVEPFRKKLNDILKAENILPSQLYNYDETGLYWRALPDSTQASKADKNTPGRKISKDRVSALLCANADGSHMLKPVIVGKSKQPRAIKNIMDSLPIHYYNSKSAWFTSDITIDWFHKKAVPEIRKYQTEILKIPDNKVKALVLLDNCPAHPQVEQLTSDDKKITCMFLPANTTSLIQPMDQGVIYTAKRLYKKKLLNEILEVEEPATGEEDRRGYKTLQNLKDYNIRSMIYNFASAVSDIKHSTLINSWKKLLINEDIELDTAELETEDFLNIFHQGGENSATLEDIELWLEADECDLGYHILTEEEIVESVTAAESSETDEYDQDEADDNVNPKPKLGEIKDHLNIVIKYVEDNNNENISAYYEHLRHLRELIIKEINVKERQPKISSFFKSVSVSSVNNEGEP, via the coding sequence ATGTCGTTAAGTAAACCTAGTCAAGGTAAAAAGCGTAAGCATATGTCTCTTTCTCTTAATGATAAACTCTGTGTAATAGAAAAACTCGTAAAGGGAGCGTCTGTGTCTAGCATTTGTGCGCAATATGGGATTGCCAAACAAACCGTCTCGGACATAAGAAAGAAAAAAGACGATATAAGAAAATTTGTTCTAAAATTGAATGTAGAAAAAGAATCAAGTGTTGTAAAAAGAATGCGGTTGCCACTAGATCAATCTCTTGATGATGCAGTTTACAAATGGTTTTGTCAACTTCGCTCTACCGGATTGGCTGTCCGTGGAGTTGAAATTCAGGCTGCAGCGGATAGATTAGCTAAACAGTTGaacataaataactttaaagcCAGTTCGGGATGGCTGTTTAGGTTTGGAAGGCGTcacaatataacaaataaaaaaatatgtggtgAAAGTCTCAGTGCCGACAATGAAGCTGTTGAGCCATTcaggaaaaaattaaatgacattttaaaagctGAAAACATACTGCCTTCGCAACTGTATAACTATGACGAGACAGGGTTATATTGGAGAGCATTACCAGACAGTACCCAAGCGTCCAAAGCTGATAAAAACACGCCCGGTAGGAAGATCAGTAAAGACCGAGTTTCTGCATTGCTGTGCGCTAATGCTGATGGAAGTCATATGTTAAAGCCTGTGATTGTTGGAAAAAGTAAACAACCAcgtgcaataaaaaatattatggacTCTTTACCAATTCACTACTACAACTCGAAAAGTGCGTGGTTCACTTCAGACATTACAATAGATTGGTTTCACAAAAAAGCAGTGCCAGAAATTAGAAAATATCAAAcagaaattttgaaaattcctGACAACAAAGTGAAGGCCTTAGTTCTACTAGACAATTGTCCAGCACATCCACAAGTTGAACAGCTTACTAGTGATGATAAAAAGATCACGTGCATGTTTTTGCCAGCAAACACAACTTCTCTGATTCAGCCTATGGATCAAGGAGTCATCTACACAGCCAAACGTCTATACAAAAAGAAgcttttaaatgaaattttagaAGTCGAGGAACCAGCTACCGGAGAAGAAGATAGAAGAGGTTATAAAACGTTACAGAATCTCAAAGATTACAATATCAGATCCATGATTTACAATTTTGCGTCTGCTGTTAGCGATATAAAACATTCAACTCTGATTAACTCGtggaaaaaacttttaataaatgaaGATATTGAACTAGATACGGCTGAATTAGAAACAGAGGATTTTCTCAACATTTTCCATCAAGGAGGTGAGAATTCAGCTACACTGGAAGACATTGAATTGTGGCTAGAAGCAGATGAATGTGATCTAggttatcatattttaacagAGGAGGAGATTGTTGAAAGTGTGACCGCTGCAGAAAGCTCTGAAACAGATGAATATGATCAGGATGAAGCAGACGATAATGTAAACCCTAAGCCAAAACTTGGCGAAATTAAAGATCATCtaaatattgtcattaaatACGTTGAAGATAACAACAATGAAAACATATCTGCgtattatgaacatttaaggCATCTTCGTgagttaattattaaagaaatcaaTGTGAAAGAAAGACAACCAAAGATTAgcagtttttttaaatcagtaaGCGTGTCAAGTGTGAATAACGAAGGTGAGCCTTAA
- the LOC132924518 gene encoding uncharacterized protein LOC132924518, with the protein MKPKEIKKRCYTKVEIEGNERYACRYCNKNYKENVTRMTVHIKNECKEVPQCISKSLLSPKKSKFNHKNINAFNQNSLEIVPNTETVIQITDTNQSSIENPQITLKNQSLLKFVDTMKGGEKVT; encoded by the exons ATGAAGCCGAAAGAAATCAAAAAAAGGTGCTACACAAAAGTAGAAATTGAAGGAAATGAAAGATATGCGTGcagatattgtaataaaaattataaagaaaatgtaACAAGAATGACAGTGCACATTAAAAACGAGTGTAAAGAAGTTCCACAGTGTATTTCAAAATCTTTATTGTCGCCTAAGAAATCAAAGTTTAACCAta aaaatataaatgcatttaatcAAAATTCATTGGAAATTGTGCCAAATACTGAAACTGTTATTCAGATAACTGATACAAATCAGAGTTCTATTGAAAATCCTCAGATTACCCTTAAAAATCAGAGTTTACTGAAATTTGTAGATACAATGAAAGGAGGAGAAAAGGTAACAtaa
- the LOC132926140 gene encoding craniofacial development protein 2-like yields the protein MDQVEEDVEVTEADILGNISTGRGRSKASQVVIKRSPWKNIGTWNVRTMLNASKLENIKLEMLRLDIDILGVSEVRWSGNGDFWSDDYRVIYSGDETPRRAGLRTKPNDIVLFQVYFPTSDAEDDAIEEVYSGLEELCKLAKGEDNLIIMGDWNAIVGEGAEGQEVGAFGLGTRNERGDRLVDFCKQHDMTITNTFQNIHRRKRYTWKMPGNIGRYQIDYIIVRKRFRNQVHRCKTYPGADVNSDHNLLIMKCNVVYKKLTRRNQTTMKYDLRMLKDNTINTAYTS from the exons ATGGATCAAGTAGAGGAAGACGTAGAAGTTACGGAAGCAGATATACTCGGAAATATCAGTACTGGCAGAGGAAGATCCAAGGCTTCTCAGGTCGTCATTAAGCGAAGCCCATGGAAAAACATCGGAACGTGGAACGTTAGGACCATGCTAAATGCTagcaaattagaaaatattaaactagAAATGTTGAGATTAGACATAGACATATTAGGTGTTAGCGAAGTTAGATGGTCAGGAAATGGTGATTTCTGGTCAGACGACTACCGCGTTATCTATTCTGGTGATGAAACACCAAGACGAGCGGGT CTTAGAACTAAACCAAATGATATAGTACTATTCCAAGTGTATTTTCCCACATCAGATGCAGAAGATGACGCTATAGAAGAGGTCTATTCTGGCCTAGAAGAGCTTTGCAAACTAGCAAAAGGAGaagataacttaataataatgggtGATTGGAATGCTATAGTAGGAGAAGGTGCAGAGGGTCAAGAAGTCGGTGCATTCGGTCTAGGAACTAGAAATGAAAGAGGAGACCGCCTTGTAGACTTCTGTAAGCAACATGATATGACCATAACTAATACATTCCAAAATATTCACCGCAGAAAAAGATATACTTGGAAAATGCCGGGGAATATCGGAAGATATCAAATAGACTATATCATAGTGAGGAAGAGGTTCAGGAATCAAGTACATAGATGCAAAACATACCCAGGCGCTGACGTGAACAGCGACCATAATCTTCTCATTATGAAATGTAATGTAGTATATAAGAAACTAACAAGAAGAAATCAAACAACAATGAAATATGACTTGAGAATGCTAAAAGATAATACCATAAATACAGCCTATACATCCTGA
- the LOC132926142 gene encoding uncharacterized protein LOC132926142 — MLLKKIDERYNMAIHPIHFAANLVDPNYQGKNLKDGCDVEGILFLKKVAKVLLKDNEYDKIMIEVAEFRAHEGFWAKDVVWCNCSEMDARTWWNGICSNTKLSTVASAILSLPASSAATERSFSVYSHIHNKKRNRLTNTNASKLLFIQANMNNIDFLSPDKRNNKVLSTSTSSTNLVSNNFVQSVSKLATDKDLENVDEIVNADDSEDTEEENYDTEDLVESDNLSDEHYVLSDDEFNESHFK, encoded by the exons ATGTTACTAAAAAAGATTGATGAACGTTATAACATGGCTATACATCCAATCCATTTTGCAGCAAATTTGGTTGATCCAAACTACcaaggaaaaaatttaaaagatggCTGTGATGTTGAaggtatattattcttaaaaaaagtgGCAAAAGTTCTACTCAAAGACAATGAGTATGATAAa ataatgatTGAAGTTGCAGAATTCCGTGCACATGAAGGTTTTTGGGCAAAAGATGTTGTATGGTGCAACTGTAGTGAAATGGATGCAAGGACATGGTGGAACGGAATCTGCTCTAATACAAAACTCTCTACAGTTGCCTCAGCTATACTTTCCTTACCGGCATCTTCAGCAGCTACTGAAAGGTCCTTTAGTGTTTATTCCCACATtcacaataaaaaaagaaaccGATTAACCAACACTAATGCCTCAAAACTACTTTTTATTCAAgctaatatgaataatattgatttctTAAGTCcagataaaagaaataataaagtaCTATCAACTTCTACCAGTTCTACCAATTTAGTATCAAATAACTTTGTTCAGTCAGTAAGTAAGTTAGCAACAGATAAAGATCTGGAAAATGTTGATGAGATAGTAAATGCAGATGATAGTGAAGACACAGAAGAAGAAAATTATGATACAGAAGATCTAGTTGAATCTGATAACCTATCAGATGAACATTATGTTTTAAGCGATGATGAATTTAATGAATCACACTTTAAATAG